The proteins below are encoded in one region of Candidatus Cloacimonadota bacterium:
- the hypA gene encoding hydrogenase nickel incorporation protein HypA, with the protein MHEWALADAVITTTLKVAENEGLKEISEIIVKIGELQTIDTEIFNFALKEVMQPQKKLLENAKIKIKSEKAILKCKVCKHEWLFKNAVKNLSEDETESLHFIPETAHVYLRCPKCNSPDFEIIQGRGIWIDSISGER; encoded by the coding sequence ATGCACGAATGGGCATTAGCGGATGCTGTTATTACAACCACCTTAAAGGTTGCAGAAAATGAAGGATTAAAAGAAATATCTGAAATTATTGTCAAAATCGGAGAATTGCAAACCATTGATACTGAAATTTTTAACTTCGCTTTAAAAGAAGTGATGCAGCCTCAAAAAAAACTATTGGAAAATGCAAAAATAAAAATAAAATCCGAAAAAGCTATTCTTAAATGCAAAGTATGTAAACATGAATGGTTATTTAAAAATGCAGTAAAAAATTTATCGGAAGATGAAACAGAATCACTTCATTTCATTCCAGAAACTGCCCATGTTTATCTCAGATGTCCAAAATGTAATAGTCCTGATTTTGAAATTATACAAGGACGAGGAATCTGGATTGATTCAATATCAGGTGAGAGGTGA
- a CDS encoding P-loop NTPase — MDPRIEVIDKRLKDVKRIIAVAGGKGGIGKSSVASTLALILSKMGHKVGLFDLDFSGPSSHIILGIKDYEFPKEDKGIVPSEYYGIKFLSIISFSEENPSPLRGIDISNAVIELLAITQWGSLDYLIIDMPPGIGDATLDIIRIIKRAEFIVITTPSKLSIQTVKKSLQLLLELKVPIIGVIENMLDRSVYPNSPFVVLRRTGKSRKFTKSLSIKEQVKAFNIPFLGEIYFDKDFEDSIGNVNKLYNTSFAQSLKRIVLKILQNYPTK; from the coding sequence ATGGACCCAAGAATAGAAGTTATTGATAAAAGATTAAAAGATGTTAAACGAATAATCGCTGTAGCAGGTGGAAAAGGCGGAATCGGGAAAAGCTCTGTTGCATCAACTCTGGCACTAATTTTATCAAAGATGGGGCATAAGGTAGGTTTGTTTGATCTGGATTTTTCCGGACCTTCATCACATATAATTTTAGGCATAAAAGATTATGAATTCCCAAAAGAAGACAAAGGAATTGTGCCATCAGAATATTATGGAATCAAATTTTTATCCATCATTAGCTTTTCTGAAGAAAATCCTTCGCCATTAAGAGGGATTGATATCTCAAATGCGGTTATTGAATTACTCGCAATTACCCAGTGGGGTTCTCTTGATTACTTAATTATAGATATGCCACCCGGAATCGGTGATGCAACTCTTGATATAATCAGAATAATAAAAAGAGCAGAATTTATCGTTATTACTACCCCTTCAAAACTATCAATTCAAACAGTAAAAAAATCCTTGCAACTCCTTTTGGAATTGAAAGTCCCAATAATTGGTGTCATAGAAAATATGTTAGACCGAAGTGTATATCCCAATTCACCCTTCGTAGTACTACGGAGAACGGGTAAATCGAGAAAGTTTACAAAAAGCTTATCTATAAAAGAACAGGTGAAAGCTTTTAATATTCCTTTTTTAGGTGAAATATATTTTGATAAAGATTTTGAAGATTCAATTGGAAATGTTAATAAACTTTATAATACAAGCTTTGCACAAAGTTTGAAAAGAATTGTATTAAAAATACTCCAGAATTACCCAACAAAATGA
- a CDS encoding T9SS type A sorting domain-containing protein, which produces MKKRSYLILFLLFIPAFLFAEWSNNPAENFAVCDLTGSQALPKIATSSTGDTYISWFSNETGNYDARLQRFDVRGDELWAHNGILISNHPSMSWLTDWDMTVDNANHAILTFQDIRNGGNNNIYAYRISPEGDFVWGADGLELSNSTAFDVSPKVTVTNSGNTVIAWQSDDVIIMQKISPEGTLLWGPSGITLSCENTYSWPQLMPVGRDNVIMKFFEDTGVYPMMTRHVLAQKFNANGTQYARAEFTLTDTFYTANMLFYKISKASLISQDIIETPRRDIAEYVMVIEGNPIRFYSCHLKSSQGSQNEQKRLVEITCLRNHLNNLEQGTEFIIVGDMNFYTSSEPAYQKIIAADSCNLGRGQDLSDQVGNWHNNYTFREVHSQSSRVNFFGGGVGGGLDDRFGFIFTSYEINNDNGIEYIDSTLTYFGNDGNHFNQSINDSTNAAVPDSVADALYYASDHLPVLADFVSLDTLYTIDERCNPNSGLSLEAFPNPFRNDIRIELYYNNYNLTKISKVNIYNVKGQLIKQFKMQKRKFKMNIVEWNGKDDLRYKAKSGIYFIKIIDEKKSIGIKQILKLE; this is translated from the coding sequence ATGAAGAAAAGAAGTTATTTAATACTATTCTTACTTTTCATTCCAGCTTTTCTCTTTGCTGAATGGAGCAATAATCCTGCAGAAAATTTCGCTGTATGTGACCTCACCGGTTCACAAGCTCTCCCAAAAATCGCAACGAGTTCAACTGGAGATACTTATATTTCCTGGTTTTCCAATGAAACTGGAAATTATGATGCTCGCTTACAACGATTTGATGTTCGTGGAGATGAACTCTGGGCTCATAATGGAATACTTATTAGCAATCATCCCTCAATGAGTTGGCTTACCGACTGGGATATGACAGTTGACAATGCCAATCATGCAATCCTAACATTTCAGGATATTAGAAATGGTGGAAACAATAATATTTATGCTTATCGTATCTCACCAGAAGGTGATTTCGTATGGGGTGCTGATGGCTTAGAACTTTCCAACAGCACCGCTTTTGATGTCTCCCCAAAAGTGACAGTTACTAATTCAGGAAATACAGTTATTGCATGGCAGTCTGACGATGTTATTATTATGCAAAAGATTTCTCCAGAAGGAACTCTACTTTGGGGTCCAAGTGGAATTACTTTAAGTTGTGAAAATACATATTCCTGGCCTCAACTTATGCCAGTTGGAAGAGATAATGTTATAATGAAATTTTTTGAAGATACAGGCGTATATCCAATGATGACCCGTCATGTTTTAGCACAAAAATTCAATGCTAATGGCACACAATATGCTCGTGCTGAGTTTACTCTAACTGATACATTCTATACAGCTAATATGCTTTTCTATAAAATTTCAAAAGCAAGTCTTATTTCTCAGGATATTATTGAAACTCCGAGACGCGATATTGCTGAATATGTAATGGTAATTGAAGGTAACCCAATTAGATTTTATAGCTGCCATCTAAAATCATCGCAAGGTTCACAAAATGAGCAGAAAAGACTGGTAGAGATCACATGCTTAAGAAACCATCTTAACAATTTAGAACAAGGAACAGAATTCATAATTGTCGGAGATATGAATTTCTATACAAGTTCTGAACCAGCATATCAAAAGATAATTGCTGCTGATAGTTGCAACCTTGGAAGAGGTCAGGACTTATCTGACCAGGTTGGAAACTGGCATAATAATTATACTTTTCGAGAAGTCCACTCACAATCTTCAAGGGTAAACTTTTTTGGAGGTGGAGTTGGCGGTGGATTAGATGACAGGTTTGGTTTTATCTTTACTTCTTATGAAATTAATAATGACAATGGAATTGAATATATAGATAGCACCCTCACATATTTTGGTAATGATGGTAATCATTTTAATCAATCTATTAATGACAGCACTAATGCAGCAGTTCCCGATAGTGTTGCGGATGCACTTTATTATGCTTCTGACCATCTCCCAGTGTTAGCTGATTTTGTTAGTTTGGATACACTATACACAATTGATGAAAGGTGCAATCCAAACTCTGGACTTTCTTTAGAAGCCTTCCCAAATCCTTTTCGTAATGATATCAGAATTGAACTTTACTATAATAATTATAATTTGACAAAAATTTCAAAAGTCAATATTTATAACGTTAAAGGGCAACTCATTAAGCAATTCAAAATGCAAAAGAGAAAATTCAAAATGAACATAGTTGAATGGAATGGAAAAGACGATTTGAGGTACAAAGCAAAAAGTGGTATTTATTTCATAAAAATTATTGACGAAAAAAAATCAATAGGAATTAAACAAATTCTAAAATTAGAATAA